Proteins encoded together in one Sinorhizobium sp. B11 window:
- a CDS encoding multidrug efflux RND transporter permease subunit gives MRFAHFFISRPIFACVISLVLMIVGTIAYFELPVSQYPEIAPPTIVVRTSYPGADSQTIADTVSTPIEQEVNGVEDMLYMSSYSSADGAMTLTITFALGTDLDKAQVLVQNRVAVALPRLPQEVQRLGVTTTKSSPDLLMVVHLLSPNGRYDQLYTSNYARNRVRDVLVRLQGVGDIQIFGERQYSMRIWLDPEKLSSYGMTATDVVSALRDQNVQVSGGSIGAPPTARENPFQYTVRTDGRFQDARQFRYVIVKSTADGRLVKLEDVARIELGARDYVTNSYVNNQPAVGMGIFARPGTNALETAAQIKSIMKDLSGQFPPGLEYRIIYDTTAFVSDSISEVYRTIGEAIVLVAVVVLIFLQSWRTAIVPIIAIPVSLVGTFAFLAAFGMSLNMLTLFGLVLAIGIVVDDAIVVVENVERNLASGMSPRRAAHVTMDEVGTAVIAISLVLIAVFVPTAFIPGISGQFYRQFAVTISIATAISALNSLTLSPAISAIVLRPHNHSEAKTNPAAKFGKWCADIFNHCFDKLSSGYSSIVRTIVSSKTGLGSALVVFVALLAATWFLNTKVPSGFIPIMDQGYAIVVVQLPEGASLDRTDAVIRKAGDIAKNTPGVANAVQFAGFSGATFTNASNAGVIFTPFKPFEERLATGDTSEKIIQTLYKNLQSVDEAFIIAIPPPPVQGIGNSGGFKMQIMDQDNSNMTRVLGLAQQMMVEANRTPGLTGVFTTFSESSPEYFLDIDRDKAQYLNVPIPNIFDTLSSNLGVAYVNDFNAFGRVYQVRAQADKQFRLERDDMLDLKVKSATGALVPLGTLADIRETSGPTLVQRYNMYVSVPLQGNAAPGVSTGEAIEKMQQLAAKTLPPGTTYEWTELSYQETHAGGSAVYIFALSVVFVFLALSAQYESWILPAAIILIVPLAVLGALFGVYLRGMDNNILTQIGFVVLIGLAAKNAILIVEFARQAQDAGKSAVEAAIEACHLRLRPILMTALAFIFGVLPLAIAEGPGAEMRRSLGTAVFSGMIGVTLFGLFLTPVFYVLLRSRYVPRTHNEDEWELETKQAAE, from the coding sequence ATGAGATTCGCACACTTCTTCATTTCCCGACCAATTTTCGCCTGCGTCATCTCGCTTGTGCTGATGATTGTGGGAACGATCGCCTACTTCGAGCTCCCAGTCTCACAGTATCCCGAAATCGCGCCTCCGACGATCGTCGTCAGAACTTCCTACCCGGGAGCCGACTCTCAGACGATCGCTGACACCGTATCGACGCCGATCGAGCAAGAGGTGAACGGCGTCGAAGACATGCTCTACATGTCGTCCTATTCGAGTGCGGACGGCGCAATGACGCTGACGATTACATTCGCTCTGGGCACCGATCTCGACAAAGCCCAGGTTCTCGTGCAAAACCGAGTGGCAGTCGCCCTTCCCCGATTGCCCCAGGAAGTGCAGCGCCTCGGCGTCACGACGACCAAGAGCTCACCCGACCTTCTCATGGTCGTGCATTTGCTCTCGCCGAACGGCCGCTACGACCAGCTTTACACGTCCAATTACGCGCGAAACCGCGTCAGGGACGTGCTCGTCCGCCTACAGGGCGTGGGAGACATCCAGATTTTCGGCGAGCGGCAGTATTCGATGCGCATCTGGCTCGATCCCGAGAAGCTGTCGTCCTACGGAATGACCGCCACCGACGTCGTGAGTGCACTGCGTGATCAAAACGTCCAGGTTTCCGGCGGTTCGATCGGAGCTCCTCCCACAGCCCGAGAGAACCCGTTCCAATATACCGTACGAACGGACGGACGCTTTCAGGATGCCCGGCAGTTCCGCTATGTCATCGTCAAGTCGACCGCCGACGGCAGACTCGTCAAACTCGAAGACGTCGCCAGAATCGAGCTCGGCGCGCGCGACTACGTGACAAACTCCTACGTCAACAACCAGCCAGCGGTCGGCATGGGCATCTTCGCGCGGCCCGGTACGAACGCGTTGGAGACAGCCGCGCAGATCAAGTCCATCATGAAAGACCTCTCCGGCCAGTTCCCGCCCGGATTGGAGTACCGCATTATCTATGACACGACGGCATTCGTCTCGGATTCTATCAGCGAGGTCTACCGGACTATCGGAGAAGCGATCGTACTCGTTGCTGTCGTCGTGCTCATATTCCTGCAGTCCTGGAGAACCGCGATCGTCCCGATCATCGCAATCCCGGTTTCACTTGTCGGTACGTTCGCCTTCCTCGCTGCATTCGGCATGTCACTGAATATGCTGACGCTCTTCGGGCTTGTGCTTGCGATCGGGATCGTCGTGGACGATGCGATTGTCGTTGTCGAGAACGTGGAACGCAATCTCGCAAGCGGCATGTCACCCCGCAGGGCAGCGCACGTGACGATGGACGAAGTGGGCACAGCGGTCATTGCCATCTCGCTCGTCCTCATCGCCGTATTCGTACCTACAGCCTTCATCCCCGGAATTTCCGGTCAGTTCTACAGACAATTCGCGGTGACGATCTCAATCGCGACTGCGATCTCGGCGCTGAACTCACTGACGCTGTCTCCGGCCATCTCCGCGATCGTTCTTCGCCCCCACAATCACTCGGAGGCGAAGACCAACCCTGCGGCGAAGTTCGGGAAATGGTGCGCCGACATCTTCAACCATTGTTTCGACAAGCTCAGTTCCGGCTACTCCTCGATCGTCCGGACCATTGTCAGTTCGAAAACAGGGCTGGGCTCGGCGCTTGTGGTCTTCGTCGCTCTCCTCGCAGCGACCTGGTTCCTAAACACCAAGGTGCCGAGCGGGTTCATTCCCATCATGGACCAAGGTTACGCGATCGTGGTCGTCCAGCTTCCCGAAGGTGCTTCTCTCGACCGGACGGACGCGGTGATCAGGAAGGCAGGGGACATCGCGAAGAACACTCCCGGTGTCGCCAATGCTGTTCAGTTTGCAGGTTTCAGCGGAGCGACCTTCACCAATGCTTCCAACGCCGGAGTGATTTTCACGCCGTTCAAACCTTTCGAGGAGCGGCTGGCCACTGGGGATACTTCGGAAAAGATCATTCAGACGCTCTATAAAAACCTTCAAAGTGTCGACGAGGCATTCATTATTGCCATCCCCCCTCCTCCGGTTCAGGGCATCGGCAATTCGGGTGGCTTCAAGATGCAGATCATGGACCAGGACAATTCCAACATGACCCGCGTTCTGGGACTCGCGCAGCAGATGATGGTCGAGGCGAACCGCACGCCGGGCCTCACAGGGGTGTTCACCACCTTTTCGGAATCAAGCCCGGAGTACTTCCTCGATATCGACAGAGACAAGGCACAGTATCTGAACGTTCCAATCCCCAACATTTTCGACACCCTGTCGAGTAACTTGGGCGTTGCCTACGTCAACGACTTCAATGCCTTCGGAAGAGTCTATCAGGTCCGTGCCCAGGCAGATAAGCAGTTCCGCCTCGAACGCGACGACATGCTCGATCTCAAGGTGAAATCCGCAACGGGTGCCCTCGTTCCGTTGGGCACGCTGGCGGATATCAGAGAGACCAGCGGCCCAACTCTAGTTCAGCGCTACAATATGTACGTCTCTGTTCCCCTACAGGGCAACGCCGCTCCTGGCGTCTCGACGGGCGAGGCAATCGAAAAGATGCAACAGCTCGCCGCGAAAACGCTGCCTCCGGGTACAACGTACGAATGGACCGAACTGTCCTATCAGGAAACCCACGCCGGAGGCAGCGCCGTCTACATCTTCGCATTGTCGGTGGTCTTCGTGTTCCTGGCACTTTCGGCGCAATATGAGAGCTGGATTCTTCCCGCGGCCATCATCCTAATCGTGCCACTGGCCGTCCTTGGCGCACTGTTTGGCGTCTACCTCCGGGGAATGGACAACAATATCCTGACCCAGATCGGCTTCGTCGTTCTAATCGGCTTGGCGGCAAAGAATGCCATCCTGATCGTGGAATTCGCACGTCAGGCGCAGGACGCCGGAAAGTCCGCGGTCGAAGCCGCCATCGAGGCCTGCCATTTGCGCCTGCGCCCGATCCTGATGACTGCACTTGCATTCATCTTCGGCGTACTTCCCCTTGCCATCGCCGAGGGCCCGGGAGCCGAAATGCGGCGATCGCTCGGTACCGCTGTGTTCAGCGGCATGATCGGCGTTACGCTGTTCGGGCTGTTCCTGACCCCTGTGTTTTACGTTCTTCTGCGATCGCGCTACGTCCCGCGGACGCACAACGAGGATGAGTGGGAGCTGGAGACAAAACAGGCCGCAGAGTGA
- a CDS encoding GlxA family transcriptional regulator, translated as MRSVGFILEDGFQVMGLAALSAFEFANQELGEQAYKLTVMSENGGTVRSSLNIGIQTGKLEEYPDTLMIVGELVPHVPSPALREYIVNAATECRRVAGVCTGAFLLAEAGLLDGRLATTHWAHARDLQRKFPRIHVDEDRIFVHDENIWTSAGMSAAIDLTLALIEDDHGAALSKSIARKLVVYHRRPGGQSQFSALLELEPRSDRIRKALVYAKEHLRNPLSVEELADSANLSPRQFSRLFREETGHSPAKAVERLRLEAARAMLEDGTHPVEIVARDTGFADRDRMRRAFLRSFGQPPQMIRRTLKMIGGSELEDAGT; from the coding sequence ATGCGCAGCGTCGGTTTCATTCTCGAAGACGGTTTCCAGGTCATGGGACTGGCTGCACTGTCCGCGTTCGAGTTCGCAAACCAGGAACTGGGCGAACAGGCATACAAGCTTACTGTGATGTCCGAGAACGGGGGCACCGTGCGATCCTCCCTGAACATCGGCATCCAAACCGGGAAGCTCGAAGAATATCCCGACACATTGATGATCGTGGGCGAACTCGTTCCGCATGTCCCCTCTCCGGCACTTCGGGAGTACATCGTCAACGCCGCCACGGAATGCAGACGCGTTGCCGGGGTCTGCACGGGCGCATTCCTCTTGGCCGAAGCGGGTCTACTCGACGGTAGGCTCGCCACGACGCACTGGGCGCACGCGCGCGACCTTCAGCGTAAGTTCCCGCGGATCCATGTGGACGAGGATCGCATCTTCGTCCACGACGAGAATATCTGGACGTCGGCAGGAATGAGCGCCGCTATCGACCTGACCTTGGCCCTAATCGAGGACGACCACGGGGCGGCGCTGTCCAAGTCGATCGCTCGCAAGCTCGTCGTCTATCACAGACGACCCGGAGGACAGTCGCAGTTTTCGGCGCTCCTCGAACTCGAACCGCGATCGGATCGCATCCGCAAGGCACTTGTGTACGCCAAGGAACATCTCCGCAATCCGTTGAGCGTAGAAGAGCTTGCCGACAGCGCGAACCTGAGCCCGCGTCAGTTCAGCCGACTATTCCGCGAGGAAACGGGACATTCCCCGGCGAAGGCCGTCGAGCGCCTGCGGCTCGAGGCGGCGAGAGCCATGCTGGAAGATGGAACCCATCCGGTCGAAATCGTGGCACGCGACACCGGGTTTGCGGATCGTGATCGCATGCGTCGCGCGTTCCTTCGGTCTTTCGGCCAGCCGCCGCAGATGATCCGCCGGACTTTGAAGATGATCGGCGGCTCGGAGCTTGAGGACGCGGGCACGTGA